From Diospyros lotus cultivar Yz01 chromosome 4, ASM1463336v1, whole genome shotgun sequence, a single genomic window includes:
- the LOC127799044 gene encoding protein NETWORKED 2A-like yields the protein MLSRAARNAYSWWWASHIRTKQSKWLEQNLQDMEEKVEYIVKIIDEDGDSFAQKAEMYYRKRPELTNFVEDTFRGYRALAERYDAMSRDLQSANRTIATVCPEQIQLLMAEEEDENCPATFVPPSKPSKNLPVAPELCLPKKTTTEPKNLKAPTRMMSKKGLLKLSVPGDASAAATSGMSKDEALEEIDNLQKKILGLQTEKEFAKSLYESGVAKYWEIEGEITEMQAKVNSLQDEFGIGTFIEDDEARSLMAATALKSCRESLIQLQEKHKQLDEEARVEYQKVKEVNKKLGALKENFNFTENVEWDGTSADVKELDQEVDSLEEERHDLESLRANIKEKLQVNSGESLSIPELAEKIDDLVDIVVTLQTALSSQNALVMRLRSEANWLQSNLCSLEEDKEAQAKGSQDIRGKISELEREMGRIQNFNQNVKHQNRKLQVHFTEASFSVDHLSEKLQTVKQDEEDVAGVPIKELSATHDIGLEEDLQLHKEVASPRNHSMISKDVDTGAMEKIDIMGQSASFKVEEEKILKSNLGNYLIDLYQRGQLSLRDIPDAETKDSIADQEIAFRTEDRNFVIHNLSSGVDVHLIPVAERDVPNANLERELKENENKVSLNHDSNTLKNVRMEVEAKKGDDIMAASNNQVIARDADTGKIKKKYGDQTPGASFRAEEDYLVIPNANLVERFREHDDMVACSNDSPISEDPKTREEVNDNARRENSTIVKANEEGSCLHSNSRSQLNYHSGKDQELKKQVLESEDEYQPNWRQLYLNGLDDREKILLEQYTLILSNYKETKKKLSEMEKKNHDGLLKSAIQIKELNNANALKDAEIQSLHKKLNSPQNCPDETPDTSLKDFDLSREERPKEESMITEVATTQVVDTCANSDKKQVSFLQDKQIFESVECNEKVSAAELVINSSREGEEGEKRVTFLDELQDVPEAEGKFRSDIDGLLEQNVEFWLRFSTSFHQIQKFRTSFLDLKEELANIRERMKKQDGSSKQQTPLMSEVRPIYKHLREIQTELALWLEHNTLLEDDLQTRLSSLSGIQEEISRSSSFGSKEEETELSDYQAAKFQGEVMNMKHENSKIAYKLRAGFESAKQLQVEISTILWTLEEELGISKHRQTKSSSRSKLPLRSFLFGVRLRKQKPSLFQCMNPALQKQYSDLHTLPS from the exons ATGTTGAGTAGGGCAGCAAGGAATGCATATTCATGGTGGTGGGCAAGCCATATCAGGACAAAGCAGTCCAAATGGCTGGAACAGAACCTCCAGG ACATGGAGGAGAAGGTAGAGTACATAGTCAAAATCATCGATGAGGATGGCGACTCCTTTGCACAGAAGGCTGAAATGTACTACAGGAAGAGGCCGGAGCTGACAAATTTTGTGGAAGACACTTTTCGAGGATACAGGGCTTTGGCAGAGAGGTATGATGCCATGTCAAGAGACCTGCAAAGCGCTAACCGCACCATTGCCACTGTCTGTCCCGAGCAAATACAACTTTTAATGGCTGAGGAGGAGGATGAAAATTGCCCTGCCACCTTTGTTCCTCCCTCAAAACCGTCAAAGAATTTGCCAGTTGCCCCAGAGTTATGCCTCCCCAAAAAGACTACAACTGAACCAAAAAATTTGAAGGCCCCGACTAGAATGATGTCAAAGAAGGGACTGCTCAAACTGAGCGTTCCTGGTGATGCTTCAGCTGCTGCAACTTCAGGAATGAGCAAAGACGAGGCCCTTGAGGAAATTGATAACCTTCAGAAGAAGATTTTAGGGCTTCAAACCGAAAAGGAGTTTGCAAAAAGTTTGTATGAATCCGGGGTTGCAAAGTATTGGGAGATTGAGGGGGAGATCACGGAAATGCAAGCTAAGGTTAACAGTTTACAAGATGAGTTTGGCATTGGTACCTTCattgaagatgatgaagctCGATCATTGATGGCGGCTACAGCCTTGAAGTCATGCCGGGAGAGCTTGATTCAGCTGCAGGAGAAACACAAGCAATTGGATGAGGAGGCCAGAGTGGAGTACCAAAAGGTAAAGGAAGTCAACAAGAAGTTGGGTGCTCTCAAAGAGAACTTCAACTTCACTGAGAACGTTGAGTGGGATGGTACAAGCGCTGACGTAAAGGAATTGGACCAAGAAGTTGATAGCTTGGAAGAAGAGAGGCATGATTTGGAATCGTTGAGGGCAAATATTAAAGAGAAGCTGCAAGTGAATTCCGGCGAATCTCTTTCTATCCCTGAACTGGCAGAGAAGATTGATGACCTGGTAGACATTGTCGTCACTTTACAAACTGCACTGTCTTCCCAGAATGCTTTGGTGATGAGACTAAGATCAGAAGCAAATTGGCTTCAATCAAATCTTTGCAGCCTAGAGGAGGACAAGGAGGCTCAGGCTAAAGGGTCGCAGGATATTCGTGGCAAAATAAGTGAGCTGGAGCGAGAAATGGGtagaattcaaaatttcaacCAGAATGTCAAACACCAAAACCGAAAACTCCAAGTTCACTTTACTGAAGCGAGTTTCAGCGTTGATCATCTCTCGGAGAAGCTGCAGACTGTGAAGCAGGATGAGGAGGATGTGGCTGGAGTCCCGATCAAAGAATTAAGTGCTACTCATGATATTGGACTGGAAGAGGATCTTCAATTACATAAAGAAGTGGCTTCTCCAAGGAACCATTCTATGATCTCGAAAGATGTTGACACAGGAGCCATGGAGAAGATTGATATTATGGGGCAAAGTGCTTCTTTCAAagttgaagaagagaaaattttgaagtcCAATCTGGGAAATTACCTTATTGATCTTTACCAGAGAGGTCAACTGAGTCTCAGAGATATTCCTGATGCCGAAACAAAAGACAGCATTGCAGATCAAGAAATTGCTTTCAGAACTGAGGACCGGAACTTCGTCATTCACAATCTAAGCAGTGGTGTTGATGTTCATTTGATTCCGGTTGCAGAGAGAGATGTACCAAATGCCAATCTGGAAAGGGAGTTGAAGGAAAACGAAAACAAGGTGTCTCTTAACCATGATTCAAATACCCTAAAAAATGTGAGAATGGAAGTGGAGGCCAAGAAAGGTGATGATATAATGGCAGCTTCTAACAATCAGGTGATCGCAAGAGATGCAGATACAGGCAAGATCAAGAAAAAATATGGAGATCAAACTCCCGGAGCTTCTTTCAGAGCTGAAGAAGATTACCTTGTCATTCCAAATGCCAATCTAGTGGAACGGTTCAGAGAACATGACGATATGGTGGCTTGCAGTAATGATTCGCCGATATCAGAAGATCCCAAAACAAGGGAGGAGGTAAACGATAATGCTAGAAGAGAGAACAGTACCATTGTGAAAGCCAACGAAGAAGGTAGTTGCCTTCATTCAAACTCAAGAAGTCAGCTAAATTATCACTCTGGAAAGGACCAGGAGCTGAAGAAACAAGTACTGGAATCTGAGGATGAGTATCAACCAAATTGGAGGCAACTGTACCTGAACGGGTTGGATGACCGAGAAAAGATTCTGTTAGAACAGTACACTTTAATTCTCTCGAACTATaaggaaacaaagaagaagctcagtgaaatggagaagaaaaaccatGATGGGCTGTTGAAATCCGCAATACAAATAAAGGAGCTGAACAATGCTAATGCATTGAAGGATGCAGAGATCCAATCTCTGCATAAAAAACTGAATTCCCCCCAAAATTGTCCAGATGAAACTCCCGATACTAGTTTGAAAGACTTCGACCTCTCACGGGAGGAAAGGCCCAAGGAGGAAAGCATGATAACAGAAGTTGCCACCACTCAGGTTGTTGATACTTGTGCAAATTCTGATAAAAAGCAAGTCTCTTTTTTGCAAGATAAACAAATATTTGAATCTGTAGAATGCAATGAGAAAGTAAGTGCAGCAGAACTCGTGATAAACTCTTCTAGAGAAGGCGAGGAAGGTGAGAAAAGGGTAACATTTCTTGATGAACTTCAAGATGTTCCAGAGGCGGAAGGAAAATTTCGTTCAGATATAGATGGACTGCTCGAGCAGAATGTAGAGTTCTGGTTGAGGTTTAGCACCTCATTTCACCAGATACAGAAATTCCGGACTTCATTTTTGGATCTGAAGGAAGAGTTGGCGAACATTAGGGAAAGAATGAAGAAGCAGGATGGAAGCAGTAAACAACAGACTCCCCTGATGTCAGAGGTTCGCCCGATATACAAGCACCTGAGGGAGATACAAACTGAACTAGCACTATGGCTGGAACACAACACCTTACTAGAAGATGACTTGCAAACCAGATTGTCATCTCTGTCGGGCATTCAGGAAGAAATATCAAGATCTTCAAGTTTTGGGTCTAAAGAGGAAGAGACTGAGCTCAGCGACTATCAGGCTGCAAAGTTTCAGGGGGAGGTCATGAACATGAAACACGAGAACAGCAAGATTGCATATAAATTGCGGGCAGGTTTTGAAAGCGCGAAACAACTCCAAGTTGAAATCTCAACTATACTTTGGACTTTGGAAGAAGAACTTGGGATTTCAAAACACCGGCAGACTAAGTCTTCAAGTCGGTCTAAACTTCCCTTGCGGTCCTTCTTGTTCGGGGTTAGGTTAAGGAAGCAGAAGCCATCACTCTTCCAGTGCATGAATCCAGCACTGCAAAAACAATACAGTGACTTGCATACATTGCCATCGTAG